A window of Ananas comosus cultivar F153 linkage group 11, ASM154086v1, whole genome shotgun sequence genomic DNA:
GTTGTACCGCCAGTTCCACTCCTGGCACCACCGCGTGGTGGCGCCGTACGCGTTCGCCGCGCAGTACAACCACCCGGTGGACGGGGTCGTCACCGAGACCCTGGCGGGGGCAGTGGCATACTTCATCTCGGGCATGTCGCCCAGAACTGCGGCCTTCTTCTTCTCGGTGGCCACCGTCAAGGGGATCGACGATCACTGCGGCCTCATGCTGCCGTGGAATCCGTTCCACGCCGTGTTCCGCAACAACACGGCATACCACGACATCCATCACCAGCTCGCAGGCAGTAAGTGCAACTTCTCGCAACCGTTCTTCGTGATGTGGGATCGGATTCTCGGGACGTACGCGCCGTACACGCTGGAGAGAAGGGAGGGGGGCGGCTTCGAGGCGAGGTTGGTTCGGAAAGACAAAGTCGGCCACGATTCTTAAAGTATCAGCCGCATTCTGTACCATGCTGCTTGCGAAGAGCAGTATAACACAGTTCTAAGGTTGAGCAGATGTAAAACTAACAAACAAATTACGAATAAAAGCTTGAGTATATGTTCCAAAGTATAAACACTCATTTTCATACTCTCCgtttttttaataaacaaacaaaatttgaaaaacaaaaacactacTCTTCCCAAGAAccaatttgacaaaaaaaaaacttagatcAATCAGAAATCCATTTTCCGAAATATTTCCCCGCGAAAGTGCGAAACCCAACACCCCCAAATGGATTCAAAGACGGAAAAAGCCAAAGCAATTTGGTGATACTGTGGTATTCAAATAATGCCAAGCTCTGACTGAAAATATACAACGGAAAACATTTGAATACTGTTTCATACgcaaagatttaaatttttagaacaaTCAAAATGTTCGCATTTATAACCAAAGCAGTGGTTAATCTAAATCCCATCAGactactaattttatttaatcttCTTCCCTAGTCACTTCAAAACCACACCACATAACCATTTTAACTGACAACATTCTTTCTTCACATCACCGTACCGTCCGACATCCGATTCCATCATTTTCCAGGAGATAACATGCAGGCAACCAAAATCTGAACTAAAGATGAATTCACAGCACACGAATAACATAAGCACAAAACTGAAACAGTATAACCTTTAACCATTGAACACTAGTATTAACTACTAAACACACAGCACAAAAGATGGAAAGGTGTTTTGAGGAACAAAAGTGAAAGCCTTTCTTAAATATTTATAGTTAACAACAGTTCTTTCTTAAAGTATATGTCCCTAACAGCAGTTCTCTTTCCAAATGACCTCCACATGGGATTCTAAAACATTCCAACTCCATGAATGGGATCACACAACTTATATAAACACATTATAAAGTTAGAGACAATAATATTACAAAACGAGTTAATAAAAAGAGTCCGAAAGGAAGGTTACCTCATCTGTACCTAACCGCAGGCTAGTTCAATCAAATTCCCAGAATGATGTTAATACTAGGCAGTAGTTTTGGGCTGATAAACTTTCCCAAAAGTACAAGATTAGTGAAGATCAGTTCGCGGCAACAGCATCCGTTCGCTGGCTCGAGCCCAGAAGCTGGCGAAGCTTCGCAGGCTCCTTATTGTCTAACTGCACACCTCTGCTAGCTGAGTTAGGGTTATCGATCATTGATAAGAAGTTCTCGACAACAACTGATGAAGATCCATCAGTTTCCATTTTGTCAGGAGATACCTCTTCTATTTGGGTCATTCCGGCGTTCTTGAGTTTTTCCTGAAAGTCAAAGAAATAAGTAGTTCAGAAGATGAAAAAACTGATATTCTTCAAGCAGACACACGTAGATTAGTTTAAATGTTTTGTAAATTCGTTCTCCATTGCCAAAGAGagattttaaattatcaaaGCACAGTGTCACTATCAGCACTTAACAGCTAAGTTCGTTTTGACACCAAAAGTAGTTTCAGAAAATCTGAGTTACCCTAGAAATAATGCACAGAGAATAGTTCCATCCTCCACATGGAATAGCATCCCATTTTTCCTCATAACTACTAAAATTCACCcctcaaaattttttgtttgggcaATCATAGAAcgaatgtatatatgtatatgcacaTGCGCATGCACATGTGCATATACATAGATACATTGGTTGTGCATGCACATGCACATGCAcatgtacatatgtatgtatgtatatatatatatatatagagagagagagagagagagagagttgagctggaatgctatcggtagcaaacgagctccgttgccacccatttgttttcgatgatggagccttcaaatcgacgatcggcaccgttgaacatgatctatatcacttaaagtatctagaaatcaaatttcaaatcttttcaacatcattgacataatgatcaaagggtttcaacattcgtaattttaatggtcgatatgaggcgttttctcgtttaacggtgtaaagctatccatatcaattgaatttttgttaaaaaattctttaaactatttagaacaagatctatactctcgatcttgattacaaaattcctatcatcactttttagaggatattcattttcagccgttcatttttacgcccacttgatgaacaagagaacaatatcgaaaaagtataaaatttgatttctagatacttcaagtggtatagatcattttcaacggtaccgatcgtcgatttggaggctccatcatcgaaaacaaatgagtggcaacggagcccgtttgctaccgatagtattccagttcaactctatatatatatatatacatatattaaattttcaatCATAGCAGGATGAGCCAGGAAGAGAAAAATGTTATGCCACACAAATATATCCTCAGCTGAAACTGTCTTGAAGTACCATGAGAGCAGAATTTTCTAATCTGAGCTTCTCCGAGTTCTCCGTCAGCTGATTTATTTCAGATCTAAGGGACGAATTCTCAGCACTTAGTGACTCAACTTTTATGGCAAGCTCCTCGGTCTCAGCCTGCAAATGCAAACATAAGAAATGTAATAAGTGAAGAGACAGTAAAAATACTCAAATATGAGGTACCGATGTGAAATACCTGTTTCCTCAGCCTTGACCTTCTCGCAGATTCTCTGTTCGACTGCTTTCTCCTTTCACGTTTCAGTTCTCGTTCATCCTGGAGAAATATGAGTTAAAAACAGAGTCAGTCAGCTAGAAGAAACCATAATTGCAAGTGTAAAGCCAGAAATCATCTGATGTACATCTATCTATTCTTGCAAGCTTTTCCTTGAAGCCACCGCTCTAAACCATATCATAAGATTTTAGACCATCCAAGAAAAGTCTAAAGATTCACCAGAGCATTTCcaagataaagataaaagacAGTCAAGGAAAACAGGAGGAAAGGATATCTATACCATATCATAAGATTTTAGACCATCCAAGAAAAGTCTAAAGATTCACCAGAGCATTTCCAAGATAAAGATAAAGGACAGTCAAGGAAAACAGGAGGAAAGGATACAATAAAGACAACAGCTTTAGGACAAAGGGGTAGGTAGGGCTGGATCAAAATAAAGCACATGTTTGAAGTAAAATAAGAAGCACATGAAGTGATCATCGGAGTAGGAATTGCCAGATTACCAAGATTCAAGGACCTGATTGATGATCCATTCAGGGCTTCTGCAAAATTATTTATAGAGCAGCACGAGAAATGATGACAATCTGTTTATCACATCTCCCAACGCATTCATGCTAAATCTAGAGGAAGAGAGCTCAAATTGGAGCTCTTACTTCTCAAGTAGAGAAGAAGTTTCAAAAGATGAACACGCATCAAGTGGCCTTCAGAACACGCATCAAGTAACAACCAGTAGCATTCACACCAATTAAGGTAAAATTTGAAGAGAACAAACAGACCTTTGCCCATAATTCAGGAGGTACTCCATTTCGACCAGTAATCATAACGCCAGCAGGTGGTGGAACTGGCGTGCCAATGGCTTTTACTTTAGTGATATCGAAATCCATCCCTGAACCACTTGAAGGCACAGAGCCTACTGGATTTCCCACGACATTTGCTGTTGCCACTGTAACACTTAAGGGTATTTTTGAGCTGTTTGTTCCCCTGCCTTTGGATGCATTGGCCCTTTTGTCTACCTTACAGTCATCTGTGCATACAATTCACTGTTAATCAAAGACTAATCACTGTGGAATCCTAAGAAAAAACTCATGGCTTTGAAGAGAAAAGCAGAAAATGAATTCATTTGATGCCCACTTGGCAGCCACATAAACAGTCAAACAACTCTAACAGAGAAATGAAATTGCTTTTGCCGTCTAAGCAGTTAGATGCTACCACCCTGCCTAGTCGATATATTACAGTAGGAAACAAAAGTACCCGATGTTGGTCTGTCATCTGAGCTCCGCTTTCGTTCATTTCCATTCCCCTAGAAGTATTGagacaatttttaaaaatgtaaagaagTTATTCCAACTGCACCTGCCTGAAAAGAtctgaaaattatttaaaaaggagaaaattgcAGTACCCCAGATTCACTACTTCCATCACTTGAGCCGTCTGTACTATTGTACCCACTGTACAATTTgtacccacaaaaaaaaaaaaaaaaagagatcagCCGACAATACATAATCTATTAGTAAAAGGACAAAAGTAAAGAGGTCTAACCTCCCAGCATCAGCACCAGAtttattttcagcattttcatcATCCACTGAAACAGAAATTCCATCAAGCCCTTTGAGTTTTTTTGTCGGCCCTTTGTCCTTATTACTTGCTGACTTGGCAGGTAAATCCGTGCTCGAAGGATTCGCCGTCTTAGGAACAGATGTAAAATGAAAAACACAATTACCAATCAAAGTACCAATATCAAGTTCAGCACACAACACAAAGATCTGTATTTGAGGTGTAATACTAGTATATATTCCGACAGCAGtagtaaaaaaacaaacaaaattatcAATCAGAAATAGGTAAAGAACCCCAAAACAATATTTGGAATGTAAGAGCAGCACATGTCACAGAAACAAATACCTAACAAACTATGCCTACCACTAGAGCTCCGCGAGAAGCGGAAGATGGTGAGACCCCTTGAGAATGCACATGAGATCCCTGAGCATAAATCAAATTATTGTTGAGTTGATTCACCTATATCTGGACTAGGTATGTGCAGCACTTACAATAGTTCTTTTACAACATCCAAATTTTTTTCAGCCAAGTTGATTCAAATATCAAGTTAAAGCACATATGATGCCATCTCTGACTTACAATGGGCGCAGATGGATGAGAGTAGACTCCCCCAGGTGAGTATATTGGAGCATAAGGTGACCCAAAAGGCGGCAGCAAAGGCTGAGTCACAAAAAAATTATCAGCGAGTAAATAGCAGGAATGATGCCAAAATCTGGGTCATGCAATAAAATATACTAGATAACTAGACAAGGATTTTTTGCCTAAgccttgaaattttgaatatatgtcCAGTACTGAGTATGCCGACTTGTCAACACATAACATGATGGCTCTGTTGAAAAACTTTATGCTCTTCATTATGTGCCCCAaacaaatattagaaatttttaatagaaaatccTTTAGCAAAACCTCTTGGAAATTGCTAAAATACACATTTGGTGAGGTTTTAGTTTCTGACAATCAGTTCTGACCAGGGATTTTAGAAGGAACTCAAGGTCCAATGGAAAGAAAtcttcaaaataaatattttcaatgtgGAAATTCGACCTTTACAAACATGTTTCCTGACACATTCTTACATCATGTGAATCATTCAGATGCAAGTCTATAACAAAACCCCAAATTTACAAAGGATTTAATCGTTCGATACATGCTAAATACCTTCACTGCATATTGTCTTCCAACATGTGAAGTTCAAACTTcacaacttaaattttttttaaatttcactttacaGAAGTTCGAGTTCCGTGATTTACTTCTTGTCCTGGCACTTTCTTTCTGTCTAACATGCATTCTCTTCTACATCTTTCTTGTGCATCATTAGGCAATAGGCATGTGAAGATAAGCGAGACATGCTGAACCAACGAAATAGGTTCTTATTCTTCAATGTTATAAAATGCAATTTTGCCAGTAGAATTGAGCAATCAGGTGAACTCTTAAAACTGAAAGTGTCATCGTAGTTAGTTGGTCATTCTGTTCATCAAATAATATTCTTGATTAATATACTGCCTAAAAGGTTGTTGAATGTTGATGACAATACCTAACCAACTGGTTGATGATGTAACTTTTTAACATGTCTACGCTAATGATATTATCTAACTTATCAGTCGCAAATCCCTATTACTTTTCAAAGCGGATGTTTACTTGGAAAATGGAAAATTTCAAGTTGCACAACAAGGTATGGAACAGAGGAAATAAAATTCAAGTACCTGAGGAGCCCACATATATGGAGGAGGTGCATGACCAGGGGCAACTGCTGCGCCAAAATATGGAGGCGGCATCACACCAGGCCCATAGTAGGCCTAAATGGAGAAGGAACTAGATTAATACATAGTGCTAAACATGTTGTTGAGACAGGACAAATAGAAAGATTCGGGTAACCATACCTGCATAGCTGCCCAATCAGGATATGGGTATACAACTGGTTGATCCTGCAAGCATGAAAGAAACAATTGAGCTTACACGGTTTGGATTGACTAGAGTAGTGAGGCAAGTGGAGACCAATTATTCTATTTTTGACGTTCACAGGTGATATAACTAGCTTTGGGGCAACGCATACTTTCTAAAATACCATATGATTTAAGAAGATCTTCAACATTCCCCAGCATTATTTACTTACCTGAACAGGTGATGCCGATTTATCAGACTTGGGAGGGGCTGCAGCTTCTTCATTTCCCATAGAGATCCTTACGGAAACCTGAGCAAGGAGAAATATAGTTATTACACTCATGATTGATTATAATTTGGACAGCTACCTCCAGCATGATAGATCTGCATTTAAGGAAATTGGAAGCATTGCAACACATATAAATCGCGGTTGTCCGCACTCTGTGTCGCATTATATCTATCTTTTCTGGAAAACCCACGAAtagtttacaaaattttatggtTGGTGGAATAGTTCTCTATGCAAGAAACCATGATCTATGCACAAATGAGACAGTTTCATTAGTTTAGCTCTGAAAATGGAAAGAGATAACTGTATAAGAAAACTTACTTTTATGTCAtactttaaaagtttttatcAACCAAacaacttttaactttttttcccCTAAATTTACATTTTGTCACTTACTCAAACTTTTCAACCCTGCCGAATTTATCCTAGCCAAAATTTGTGATTATTTGTCATGGTCTTGCAACTATAAATCTTAACTCCACTGGGGAAAAAATGCAACACAGAGAAGCATGTGCTTAAAAATTACGTGTTCTCAATTGCATCCTCATAGACccgaaacgaagcctaagttcTTAAAaacgaaaggaaaaaaaaaaaaacaagtatgatatattttaactaaaaaagAAAGTTTGTTAAATTAGATATATCCAGCCAGATGCCTGCTTCCATAGACAAGAATAACAGATAGACAAATTCTGATTTCTGCATATTACAGCAAGCAGTAATCCGAAAAGCCAAAAAGTAAATCATTTAAAGCCTTGAACATAACTTTATAAAAGAGCAAAAATAGaaacaatccaaaaaaaatgaagatcCATACAGAAATAGCATCAGATAGTAAACAACTTTAAACCAactgaccgaccgtccctagagcaagtggcaaagggcttggtggttggtacccgagacccaagttcgaatcctagttgattcacatttctagctaagtttatttctaaatgaaataaacgaagcgggtgctacctatctctctctcaaaaaaaaaaaaaaaaaaaaaattaaaaccaacaGTAGggcacacaaaaaaaaaggttttgagTCATATTAACTGCTCAAAAATTCAATTCTCACCTACAGAAGAATTTTCTcagggattaaaaaaaaaaagcacaacaAAGGTGTGATAAATTTGAaagatgaaagaacaaaaaaagattCTTCACAGAGCATGCAAAagttagcttttttttttttaatctgggTTTAATTATCCCTATATCCACAGGGAAAAAAGGTATAGAGCAAATTAGGCATGTGTAAGCTCATACAAAAATCGCCTTAATTTGGCTGATGCGGAATTTGCTCGATGTGATTTATCCATaactaaaaatatttgttttttaaaaaacaaacttACTAAGAAACAAAAGAATTGAGAAAAAGTTAAAGTAATCTGGAATTTTCCTTGAAGGGTGAAGTGAATTGAACTCTAGAGCGGGGGCAAATTTGTCTTTTCGGGGATCAGAAGGCACAGGTCGTCTAACGTGTCTACTTTGAACGGTCAGCGATGAACTCGTTGAGATGCGAAATGACGAAAATACCCCCCACCCCACGAAACATAGCATAGTCGATTTTTTTCGCGACTCGTTCGCGATTCTCCAAACCTTCTCgccaaatatttaaaaaaaaaaaaaaaaaaaaagcgctcTACCTCGAAATTTTCACTGCATCCAATTTTAAATACTTTCGCTACGATCAatctcctctttttctctcgcAATCGAAACAAGTTGTAGATCACATGATCATAAAAAGCGAACGATTCTACTTCAAATTCTAAGTAAATTCCCGAGTAAAAAGCATTACGAATCACAAAGTCGCACATGACGAATTGCGTAAAAGTTTTAAGCCCTAGAGATCAATAGCAACAACTACTTAGAACCAAGTAAAGTACAAATCCAGCATTCTTAAGCACAAACTCCCAAAATTCCACGTTACCTGAAACTTCTCCACGAAGAACACCTCGCTCTAAACCCTTCTACGTGACGAAGCTCGAATTTGAGAACGTTGATTTGaggaaaggagaggagaggagaggagaggaaaccGTATACGATTCTCTCCAATTTCTACTCTTCCTCCATTAGagagagattagagagagagagggagagagagaaaagaagaagagaggagggttgtagagagagagagagaaagagaggaggtgAGGGagccaaagagagagagagaggaagggggaAGCGGGCGCCAAGCCAATTGCCACGTCACCAAACACGTGTCCACATCCGGGACTGGGTATACGGCGTACGAGCGCGATCCTATGCGGACCAAAAAATCCGCGCCACCATTTGTGACCACCGCTACTGAACCAAACGAGAAATTATTGCGTGCACCCCgtgtataaatatttaatttaatatatataaatataagaatatacACCACACACATAGAAagctaaatttgaaaaaattaatatatcaaaaaTCATCACTCTttatgatttgatttgattgggtacacaaatattttattttacatgtttttttacttactcaaaaaaaaaatgcagtaaTTATTTGATGACAAATATAATTAGATGTCTAGAATATCAATCTATACTTatactcttaatttttttttaaaatagaacaaaatgaATTATGTTAAATATGAAATGAAATTTGTCTAAAATCATAGCTCTCTAaagttttcatataatttgTACGTATTTGTTTATATCCATATTTATTTTCCACGGCAAAGTTAATAAAAAGTCCATagctttaaaattataatttttcaattttattatttatttgacaGTAATACTTACTTCACTAAATGTTCTCATACTAACATACAAAAGTTAGAACAAAAATTACGTGAACTAATTTTTTATGGGCGTCACTATCGGCTagcattttcaaaaaaataatttactgaCAAAACTCAAATTAcaacaaatcaaataataataataataataataataataataataataatatttattcctGAAAAATCCAACGAGGAGAACAGTGCTACGGATACACCGTGATCACTGATCAGGCAATCACCGGGTCGGGGGCCCACGGCATTAGGTGGCGCACTGGGTACAGTTCGGGTGCGcataatttctcctttttttttctttttttcttttttttgaggagagagagagagagagagagagagttggccgTCGGTGTTGGGGGAGGGGCGTAGGgccaataaataaaatagtttattCCCCGTCAGCTGCGCGACACGTGTCGAGGGATGGGGCGATCTACGCGTCGACGCGTCACGGATGTCGAGGTCCAGCTAATATCCGAGTCATGTGGCTGACGTGGTGAGACCACACCCCCGTGGGCCCCACTCTCCTACCTCTCCCCTAAATACAGTATCGCTGCGTCGACCGGGGGTGTGCGGTTAGGAGCCCAAACTCTCTCCCCGATTGGAGGGCGCGGGGCGGGGCCCACTTCGGGGGTCCAATTGGAGGAGATCGTGAGAGCGGGCGTGGAGGCTTTTGTAGCAGCGTTTGTTTACGGGAGGGTTTAAGGCGATTGGAATAGCGATTCACGTCCGGAAAATGACGGGCATCCGGGTCTCAGGATCCCGCGtgtcctctctttttttttctttttttatttaagaaagattttttattagagttaatttcttttttttttatataaacataataaattataattatactaggctggaatactattaatagcaccaataacttactgctattaagttttctatccttggattaaaagatatacggttagaatgatgtgagccccctaggatcgagttggtggttggttgaatagtataatctaacggttgacaatgataaaagaggtaaatctaacggtaaaaaacttgatagtaccaaatgctttgtgctatcgatagtatcatagccggactcattatattcttataaagttcaatttttatatattatttttataaaagtcctaatattttaaaatatatcattctgatttgttatcgttaaaacgtgagttattttataagtaaaataatatttttagaatcacaaatatatctttctaaaagtcccaactattaattaaagtggaataaaaatatc
This region includes:
- the LOC109717381 gene encoding common plant regulatory factor 1-like isoform X2, giving the protein MGNEEAAAPPKSDKSASPVQDQPVVYPYPDWAAMQAYYGPGVMPPPYFGAAVAPGHAPPPYMWAPQPLLPPFGSPYAPIYSPGGVYSHPSAPITANPSSTDLPAKSASNKDKGPTKKLKGLDGISVSVDDENAENKSGADAGSGYNSTDGSSDGSSESGGNGNERKRSSDDRPTSDDCKVDKRANASKGRGTNSSKIPLSVTVATANVVGNPVGSVPSSGSGMDFDITKVKAIGTPVPPPAGVMITGRNGVPPELWAKDERELKRERRKQSNRESARRSRLRKQAETEELAIKVESLSAENSSLRSEINQLTENSEKLRLENSALMEKLKNAGMTQIEEVSPDKMETDGSSSVVVENFLSMIDNPNSASRGVQLDNKEPAKLRQLLGSSQRTDAVAAN
- the LOC109717382 gene encoding sphinganine C4-monooxygenase 1-like, with product MGFIGSDDFYMMFAPVVVYWAYSGMYEVLSSRVEKYRLHSRKEEETKNLASKKDVVKGVLLQQAIQAAIAFTVLQLTGDRAQIAAASAAATSPLHSLLVLAQQFLVAMFVFDAWQYFIHRYMHSNRQLYRQFHSWHHRVVAPYAFAAQYNHPVDGVVTETLAGAVAYFISGMSPRTAAFFFSVATVKGIDDHCGLMLPWNPFHAVFRNNTAYHDIHHQLAGSKCNFSQPFFVMWDRILGTYAPYTLERREGGGFEARLVRKDKVGHDS
- the LOC109717381 gene encoding common plant regulatory factor 1-like isoform X1; translation: MGNEEAAAPPKSDKSASPVQDQPVVYPYPDWAAMQAYYGPGVMPPPYFGAAVAPGHAPPPYMWAPQPLLPPFGSPYAPIYSPGGVYSHPSAPIGSHVHSQGVSPSSASRGALVTANPSSTDLPAKSASNKDKGPTKKLKGLDGISVSVDDENAENKSGADAGSGYNSTDGSSDGSSESGGNGNERKRSSDDRPTSDDCKVDKRANASKGRGTNSSKIPLSVTVATANVVGNPVGSVPSSGSGMDFDITKVKAIGTPVPPPAGVMITGRNGVPPELWAKDERELKRERRKQSNRESARRSRLRKQAETEELAIKVESLSAENSSLRSEINQLTENSEKLRLENSALMEKLKNAGMTQIEEVSPDKMETDGSSSVVVENFLSMIDNPNSASRGVQLDNKEPAKLRQLLGSSQRTDAVAAN